The nucleotide window CACCTCCACGGAGCTGGCCGCCCACTCCAGGGCATTGAGGTGGAAGAGCTGGTCGTGGAGGGCGAAGCGCGGGAGGCCGGTGTGGGAGCCGTACAGGGGGTGGGCCTGCCACTCGGCCGTCTGCACCGAGTAATAGGAGCGGAAGAGGGTCTTCAGCTGGGACCGGAGGAGGGGTTTGGGGGACTGCACTCGCCAAACGGCTGCCTCCTGAGGCTGCTTCCGCCGGAAGTTGGCCGAGATGTTGACGGGACAGATGTTGTCCAGGGCACAGAAGAAGTTGGGGAAATCCGTGGTGAGGATGCTGGCAAAGGGGAAAAGCTTAGGGTCGGGGAAACCAAAGTAGGAAGAGTTGAGGTAGCCATGGACCAAGGAGACGACGGTGGGCTGGAAAGGGCCCTGGACGGCATCAATGGGCGGGTCGAAGCCTTCGAAGCTGATGGTGCTGCTGCTGTTGTCCAGGTGCAGGGGGGTGGCGATGACCACTATGTCATAGAAGTCAGAGCCATTGCCCACCTCGTTCTCATACTCTACATAGTACAAGGGTTTCCcttctggaaggagagagaatagagCACAAAAGTCGATTTATTTCTCGGTTTCTACCCACTGATCTCCCCCTGGGGCCTAGTGCTGAGGGGATGAGACTCCCGTGCACCTGGGCTGTCCAGATGGTGGGTCCTGGGCTTTCCATGCCGGTATGGCTGCAGGGTGAGCACTGGactgggagtcaggagacctgagcTTTGGCTCTAGCTCTGCTGTGGACTAGCTGGAGGAACTTGGGCAAGGCTGTGGCTCGAAGTCCTCCGTGGTCAAACGAACTGGGCTAGATGAAGGCAAGTCTCAGCTTTCTGGCTCTGACATTTGACTCAGGACGACAGTGCCCTCTGGCGTCACTCGGCAGTGTCGGGGCTTTCCACGGGTTTGTTGGAACCGCTCCCCCGCAGATCAAAGACCAGGGCTTAGGGGCAGAGTGGTGGAGGTGAGCAGGGTCTAGGAATGGAGTGGCCACACCCCGTGCTCTGCTCACTCACCTGTCTGTTGCAGGGTCACAGTGGTCACTGTGGCATGGATCACATTGGCCTTGGTGAGCTTCAGCAGACCGGAACAAACCAGCTTGTTGCCTCCCTCCACAGACCACAGGCTGCCCTGGGCCCCAGCGAGCGACATGGCTCCTAGGCAAAGCGGGGGAGAGCGGCCAGTGGGTTCTCAGAACCACTGGGCTGTGTGGCTGGAGAGTCCAGCACCATTCTGCCCGCTGAGCCCTCCCTCTCAGGCCCGACTTTCCCAACACGGACAATGAGAGACAACACACACCCACAAATACAACAAACTTTACAATGCTATGAAGTCAAAATATGCTCAGGGCAAGAGCCAGCTATAAAAGACCACAGATTGTAAGATTCTGTTTACACAGATCGCCCAGAAGGGGCAAATCCACAGAAATGCAGAGTGGATTTGTGGTTGTCCAGGGTTAGACGGCAGGGGGTTACTGGGGAAGTGATGGCCATGGTTATGGGATTTTCTGGAGGCCACGAGAGTATTCCAAAATTGACTGGGATGATGGCTACACCACTCAAAACcattgaattgttcactttaaataGGTGGATTGGGGGCACCCGGCTGGTTCAGTCTGTGActgaactcttgatctcggggttgtgagttcgagccccacgtggggtgtagcgattacttaaaaataaaaccttaaaaaaaaaataaaggggcgaATTGTGTGGTATATGAATTGTATCTTGAAGGATACACACAAGTACTGGAAGAGGGAGCAGGACAGCCTCGTTGAGGGGACACTTGGCAGGACCTGAAGGCTGGGAGGGAGGTAACCATGCCAACAGCCAGAGGAACAGCAGCCCCGGCGGCCGTGGGAGGTACTTGCTAAATACAAACCTTTTCATTCATTTAGCCAACAAAAATGGGCTGAGTGCCTCCAATGGTCCAGGCCCTTTTCTAAGTGTTTGGGATACCCAGTAAACAAAGGAGACAGAATTTCCCGCCCCTGGGAAGCCTACCTCCTAGTGGGAAGAGATGAAAGGAGTAGATTAAATAGACAGCTAGAAGCTGATGGCCACAGGGTAGGGGGACTGGCCCTGCTGCGGGCAGGAGTGGGGTGGCAGGGTAGCTTCCATGAAAAGGAACGTCTGCACAAAGACATGGTGTTTCCAATGTGTTTCCAACACAAAGAGCAAGAGTTTCCCAgagaagaatgttccaggtgGAGGGAGGGCCACCCAAAAGCCCCAAGATAGGGGTGTGTCTGGAACGCTGGAGGCATGAAAAGGAGCGGGGATGAATGAGCAGGTAGGTGGTGGGGCCCAGGCCAGGCGGTGCCTTGAAGGCCACTGGAAGGGCTCTGGGTTTTACTTGAAGGCAAGCG belongs to Acinonyx jubatus isolate Ajub_Pintada_27869175 chromosome A1, VMU_Ajub_asm_v1.0, whole genome shotgun sequence and includes:
- the PCYOX1L gene encoding prenylcysteine oxidase-like isoform X2, translated to MARAARLLAALAALLAAAATGGDARPSKIGLRHRREVVGRSAIFSGEHFVLEETDWYLLNLFRLWWHYGISFLRLQMWVEEVMEKFMRIYKYQAHGYAFSGVEELLYSLGESAFVNMTQRSVAESLLQVGVTQRFIDDVVSAVLRASYGQSAAMPAFAGAMSLAGAQGSLWSVEGGNKLVCSGLLKLTKANVIHATVTTVTLQQTEGKPLYYVEYENEVGNGSDFYDIVVIATPLHLDNSSSTISFEGFDPPIDAVQGPFQPTVVSLVHGYLNSSYFGFPDPKLFPFASILTTDFPNFFCALDNICPVNISANFRRKQPQEAAVWRVQSPKPLLRSQLKTLFRSYYSVQTAEWQAHPLYGSHTGLPRFALHDQLFHLNALEWAASSVEVMAVAAKNVALLAYNRWYQDLDKIDQKDLMHKVKTEL